From Ipomoea triloba cultivar NCNSP0323 chromosome 5, ASM357664v1, the proteins below share one genomic window:
- the LOC116019030 gene encoding protein TIC 20-v, chloroplastic, which produces MAISNLLSTTITPQLFSHSSHRPFLLRKPAGAPRRIQVTVQSKGSSTADGPDRLISAIAYFYPFFDGVQYGKYVITQFTPVQALIQPLVPAIRVFKSFPLNGILVFFTLYFVVVRNPNFSRYVRFNTMQAIVLDVLLIFPDLLERSFSPKDGLGLDLMMSFDSTVFLFLLVCLIYGSSSCLLGQLPRLPLVAEAADRQVL; this is translated from the coding sequence ATGGCCATATCCAATCTTTTATCTACTACTATTACACCCCAACTCTTCTCTCACAGTAGTCACAGACCGTTTCTGCTAAGAAAACCCGCCGGAGCTCCGAGACGGATCCAAGTCACGGTTCAATCAAAGGGCAGCAGCACAGCGGATGGGCCTGACCGTTTAATTTCCGCCATTGCTTACTTCTACCCTTTCTTCGACGGCGTTCAGTACGGAAAATACGTCATCACGCAGTTCACGCCGGTCCAAGCTCTGATTCAGCCTCTAGTTCCGGCTATTCGGGTCTTCAAGAGCTTCCCGCTCAATGGGATTCTGGTATTCTTCACGCTTTACTTCGTCGTTGTCAGAAACCCTAATTTCAGTAGGTACGTGAGGTTCAACACCATGCAGGCGATTGTGCTTGATGTGCTCTTGATCTTCCCGGATCTTTTGGAGCGGAGTTTCAGCCCCAAAGATGGGTTGGGGTTGGATTTGATGATGAGCTTCGATAGCACTGTGTTCTTGTTCCTCTTGGTCTGCTTGATCTACGGCTCCTCTTCTTGCTTGTTGGGTCAACTCCCCAGATTGCCCCTTGTTGCAGAGGCTGCGGATAGGCAAGTGCTATGA
- the LOC116020077 gene encoding fasciclin-like arabinogalactan protein 1, producing MQSLSAAAVVAAFLCLLLWPYGGEAHNITRILAKDKAFATFNHYLTLTHLAADINSRETITVCAVDEAGMADLLAKHLSINSIKNVLSLHVLLDYFDSKKLHQISNGTALAATMFQATGSASGSSGFVNITDLKGGKVGFGPQDNGGSLPATYVKSVEEIPYNISVIQISRILPSPEAEAPAPGPSQMNLTARMSSHGCKVFAEALLASPAEKTFEDNVDGGLTIFCPGDDAMKNFMPKFKNLTADGKQSLLEFHGVPVYHSLSDLRSNNGETNTLATDGGKNYGFTVQNDGDVVTLKTKVVTAKITGTLMDEQPLAIFTLDKVLMPKELFKATDSPTPAPAPGPDADAESPKPAKRHKSPSPSDAPSDSPADAPGSDSDDQTADDNGAVRFNGGRFVAMVLSLCVAFSLEQAFF from the coding sequence ATGCAGAGCCTCTCAGCGGCCGCCGTGGTTGCGGCGTTTCTCTGTTTATTGCTTTGGCCATATGGCGGCGAAGCCCACAATATCACCCGCATTCTGGCCAAGGATAAAGCGTTTGCGACCTTTAATCACTACCTCACACTCACACACCTCGCCGCCGATATCAACAGCCGCGAGACCATAACCGTCTGCGCCGTCGACGAGGCAGGCATGGCAGATCTGCTCGCCAAGCACCTCTCCATTAACTCCATTAAGAACGTTCTCTCCCTTCACGTCCTTCTGGACTACTTCGACTCCAAAAAGCTCCACCAAATCTCCAATGGTACGGCTTTGGCCGCTACGATGTTCCAGGCCACCGGCTCGGCTTCCGGCTCCTCCGGCTTTGTCAATATTACGGATCTGAAGGGCGGAAAAGTCGGATTTGGGCCTCAGGACAACGGCGGATCCTTGCCGGCCACTTATGTAAAGTCTGTTGAGGAGATACCTTACAACATTTCAGTTATTCAGATCAGTCGGATTTTGCCGTCGCCGGAAGCTGAAGCTCCGGCTCCTGGTCCGAGCCAGATGAACCTAACGGCTCGAATGTCGAGTCACGGCTGCAAAGTGTTTGCCGAGGCTCTGTTGGCTTCCCCTGCTGAGAAGACATTTGAGGACAATGTTGACGGTGGATTAACGATTTTCTGCCCCGGCGACGACGCTATGAAGAATTTCATGCCGAAATTCAAAAATTTAACGGCGGATGGGAAACAGTCGCTTCTGGAGTTCCACGGCGTTCCCGTCTACCATTCGCTTTCGGATTTGAGGTCAAATAACGGCGAGACGAACACATTGGCTACCGACGGCGGTAAGAACTACGGCTTCACAGTCCAGAACGACGGCGACGTCGTGACGTTGAAGACGAAGGTTGTGACGGCGAAAATCACGGGAACGTTGATGGATGAACAGCCGTTGGCGATTTTTACTCTTGACAAAGTCTTAATGCCGAAGGAGCTGTTCAAGGCAACTGATTCCCCGACGCCGGCTCCAGCTCCGGGACCGGACGCCGACGCAGAGTCTCCCAAGCCTGCTAAGAGGCACAAGTCGCCGTCACCGTCCGATGCTCCGTCAGACTCCCCGGCTGATGCTCCGGGCAGTGATTCTGACGATCAGACGGCAGATGACAACGGCGCCGTTAGGTTCAACGGCGGAAGATTCGTCGCAATGGTTTTAAGTCTGTGTGTTGCCTTTTCACTTGAGCAAGCTTTCTTTTAG
- the LOC116020078 gene encoding nudix hydrolase 10-like, with translation MEQMLSKTGAKRVQLLPAVNDDHGGVIVELQELMDSDVFEAALRDSLAEWKLQGKRGVWIKVPIGLAYLVEIAVKEGFWYHHAEPHYLMLVRWIPETANTIPANVTHRVGIGAIVMNDKRELLVVQENNGRLKGRGVWKIPTGVVEEGEDIFEGAVREVKEETGIDTEFVEVLAFRQIHKAFFGKSDMVFICMLRPLSFDIQKQDLEIEAAQWMPFEEYAAQPFVQKHGFFKSISDLCVAKTEGNYVGLTPVPIRSFFDSHFSYLYLNKEDLEQPDHKIHP, from the exons ATGGAGCAAATGTTGAGTAAAACTGGTGCGAAGAGGGTTCAGTTGCTTCCGGCAGTAAATGATGATCATGGAGGAGTTATAGTGGAATTGCAGGAGCTTATGGATTCGGATGTCTTCGAAGCCGCGCTTCGAGATTCACTAGCGGAGTGGAAGCTGCAG GGAAAGAGGGGTGTGTGGATAAAGGTGCCAATTGGACTTGCATATCTAGTAGAAATTGCAGTGAAG GAAGGATTTTGGTATCACCATGCGGAGCCTCATTACCTGATGCTTGTACGTTGGATCCCTGAAACAGCTAATACCATCCCTGCAAATGTCACACATCGAGTGGGAATTGGTGCTATTGTCATGAATGACAAAAGAGAG CTGCTGGTCGTCCAGGAAAACAATGGTAGACTCAAAGGAAGAGGGGTCTGGAAAATCCCAACTGGAGTTGTTGAAGAG GGAGAGGATATTTTTGAAGGTGCAGTAAGAGAAGTAAAAGAAGAAACCGGA ATCGATACAGAATTTGTTGAAGTACTAGCATTCAGGCAAATACACAAGGCTTTCTTTGGGAAGTCAGATATGGTCTTCATATGCATGTTACGCCCTCTATCATTTGACATTCAAAAGCAGGACTTAGAAATCGAGGCTGCCCAG TGGATGCCATTCGAAGAATACGCAGCACAACCTTTTGTTCAGAAACACGGGTTTTTCAAGTCCATCAGCGATCTATGCGTGGCGAAAACAGAGGGGAACTATGTAGGCCTAACTCCGGTTCCAATAAGGTCATTCTTCGATTCTCATTTCAGCTATCTTTATCTCAACAAGGAAGATTTGGAACAGCCAGACCATAAAATTCATCCTTGA
- the LOC116019473 gene encoding probable L-type lectin-domain containing receptor kinase S.7 — protein sequence MHPRKLLLFSLLSIIFHLSSSSSSSEAFSFDFPYFTLRNLTLLGDSYLRNGVVGLTRELGVPSSSSGSVIYNNPIRFFDKDSNATASFSTKFSFSIDNVNPASFGDGLAFFISPDNQTLGSPGGFLGLVNSSQFTKNKFVAVEFDTRQDLHFNDPDGNHVGLDIESLVSIKTANVMQAGINLKSGDWITVWIDYKNEEKKLEVFLSQSNSKPEIALLTVDIDLCGFLKEFMYVGFSGSTEGSTELHYIESWSFQSSGFKELRPRIHPNNVAVNSVPPLKAPPIPVSDSAGNSYHKRLGLGLGIACPAFFCAVLAVFGWVSVKRWKGMKKTEKGFKADLVTHPRQFSYKELNAATRWFNSSRIIGHGSFGTVYKAFFVDSGNIAAVKRSKHAHESRTEFIAELTIIASLRHKNLVQLQGWCVEKDELLLVYEFMPNGSLDKVLYEESEQGYPLRWPYRYNIAVGLASVLTYLHQECEQQVIHRDIKASNIMLDSGYNARLGDFGLARLLDHDKSPVSTLTAGTMGYLAPEYLQYGTATEKTDVFSYGVVILEVACGRRPIVREGEGEKMANLVDWVWRLHSQGRIIEAADKRLGGEFREEEMKKLLLVGLSCANPDSNERPSMRRVFQILSNEADAVDVPRVKPTLTFSKSLPLSIDDIFSDNEDCRDHGSPIEIKLK from the coding sequence ATGCATCCAAGAAAGCTTCtccttttctctcttctctccaTCATCTTCCATCTTTCaagctcatcatcatcatcagaagccttCAGCTTTGACTTCCCATATTTCACTCTCAGGAATCTCACCCTTCTTGGCGACTCCTATCTAAGAAACGGCGTCGTAGGCCTCACCAGAGAGCTCGGAGTCCCGTCGTCGAGTTCGGGTTCGGTAATCTACAACAACCCAATTCGTTTCTTTGATAAAGATTCAAACGCCACTGCTTCTTTTTCCACCAAATTTTCGTTTTCAATCGACAATGTTAACCCGGCGTCGTTTGGGGATGGATTGGCCTTCTTTATCTCCCCTGATAACCAGACTTTGGGGAGCCCGGGAGGGTTTTTGGGGCTAGTGAATTCCTCGCAGTTTACCAAGAACAAATTTGTGGCTGTGGAGTTTGATACGAGGCAGGATTTGCATTTCAATGATCCTGATGGGAATCATGTGGGATTGGATATCGAAAGCCTCGTGTCGATCAAGACTGCCAATGTGATGCAGGCAGGCATCAATTTGAAGAGTGGGGATTGGATTACAGTTTGGATTGATTACAAGAATGAGGAGAAGAAGCTGGAGGTTTTCTTGAGCCAATCAAATTCCAAGCCTGAAATTGCCTTACTGACAGTTGATATTGATCTGTGTGGGTTCCTAAAGGAGTTTATGTATGTAGGGTTTTCAGGTTCTACTGAGGGGAGCACAGAGTTGCATTATATTGAGAGCTGGAGTTTTCAGAGCTCTGGGTTTAAGGAATTGAGGCCAAGAATTCACCCAAATAATGTGGCTGTTAATTCTGTTCCTCCCTTGAAGGCTCCTCCCATTCCTGTTTCTGATTCTGCAGGGAATAGTTATCACAAGAGGCTAGGTTTGGGGCTTGGGATTGCTTGCCCAGCCTTCTTCTGTGCTGTTCTTGCAGTATTTGGTTGGGTTTCTGTGAAGAGATGGAAGGGGATGAAGAAGACAGAGAAGGGCTTCAAAGCAGATCTTGTGACACATCCCAGACAGTTCAGTTACAAGGAGCTAAATGCAGCCACTAGATGGTTCAATTCCAGCAGGATTATAGGGCATGGATCATTTGGCACTGTGTACAAGGCGTTTTTCGTGGATTCGGGGAATATAGCTGCAGTGAAAAGATCAAAGCATGCACACGAGAGTAGAACCGAGTTCATTGCAGAATTGACAATTATAGCTAGCTTGAGGCACAAAAACCTAGTTCAGCTCCAAGGGTGGTGTGTTGAGAAGGATGAATTGCTTCTTGTGTATGAGTTTATGCCAAATGGGAGTCTTGATAAGGTGCTATATGAAGAATCTGAGCAAGGGTACCCTCTTAGATGGCCTTACAGATACAATATCGCGGTTGGGTTAGCCTCAGTTCTCACCTACCTGCATCAAGAATGTGAGCAGCAGGTGATCCACAGGGACATAAAAGCCAGCAACATAATGCTGGACTCGGGCTATAACGCGAGGCTGGGAGATTTTGGTTTGGCCAGGCTTCTGGATCACGACAAGAGTCCTGTCTCGACCCTCACAGCTGGAACGATGGGGTACCTTGCACCTGAATATCTTCAGTATGGGACAGCAACCGAAAAGACTGATGTCTTCAGCTATGGTGTGGTTATTCTGGAAGTGGCTTGTGGGAGGAGGCCTATTGTGAGGGAAGGAGAAGGCGAGAAAATGGCGAATTTGGTCGATTGGGTTTGGAGGCTCCACTCTCAAGGAAGGATAATCGAAGCAGCAGATAAAAGGCTTGGTGGGGAATTCAGAGAGGAGGAAATGAAGAAACTGCTTCTTGTAGGCCTAAGCTGTGCAAATCCTGATAGCAATGAAAGGCCTTCCATGAGAAGAGTTTTTCAAATTCTTAGCAATGAAGCTGATGCTGTGGATGTTCCAAGAGTTAAGCCTACTCTCACTTTCTCTAAAAGTCTCCCACTTAGCATCGATGACATCTTTTCTGACAACGAAGATTGCAGGGATCATGGAAGCCCCATAGAGATCAAACTCAAATGA